One part of the Raphanus sativus cultivar WK10039 chromosome 7, ASM80110v3, whole genome shotgun sequence genome encodes these proteins:
- the LOC108815603 gene encoding ABC transporter G family member 18-like encodes MPRVSATSQEISPHGGNESPTLGELMKHFDDGDRKKYSGEDASFHHILDLPPPETRPVPFLLSFNNLSYDVKARRRFSFSSSAPMKTLLDGVTGEACNGDILAVLGASGAGKSTLIDALAGRVSNLRGTVTLNGEKILQTRLLKVISAYVMQDDLLFPMLTVKETLMFASEFRLPRSLSKSKKTERVETLIDQLGLRNAADTIIGDEGHRGVSGGERRRVSIGIDIIHDPIVLFLDEPTSGLDSTNAFMVVQVKRSIARSGSIVIMSIHQPSARVIDLLDRLIILSRGKSVFNGSPTTLPTFLSDFGHPVPEKENITEFTLDLVRKLEGSTEGARELVEFNEKWQHNQSARATPMTTPYQALSLKESITASVSRGKLVSGSTSSNLISMESVSSYANSPLVETFILAKRYMKNWMRTPELIGTRIATVMVTGLLLATVYWRLDNTPRGAQERVSFVAYGMSTMFYVCADSVPAFIQERFIFLRETTRNAYRTSSYVISHSLVSLPQLLALSIAFAATTFWTVGLSGGLESFFFYCLIIYAGFWAGSSFVTFVSGLVPNVMISFMITIAYLSYCLLMGGFYINRDRLPIYWIWFHYISLLKYPYEAVLINEFDDSSRCFVRGVQVFDGTLLAKVPEAMKVKLLDTMSDSLGTNITESTCLRTGPDLLLQQGISQLSKWDCLWITLAWGLFFRILFFFSLLFGSKNKRT; translated from the exons ATGCCTCGTGTTTCAGCGACATCCCAAGAAATCTCCCCCCACGGCGGCAACGAGTCACCAACGCTCGGCGAACTGATGAAACATTTCGATGACGGTGACCGGAAAAAATATTCCGGCGAAGACGCTTCGTTTCATCACATACTTGACCTCCCTCCCCCTGAAACACGACCCGTGCCATTTCTCTTGTCCTTCAACAATCTCAGCTACGACGTCAAAGCTCGCCGGCGGTTTAGTTTCTCCTCGTCGGCTCCGATGAAAACCCTTCTTGACGGTGTTACCGGCGAAGCTTGCAACGGCGATATCCTCGCCGTTCTCGGAGCAAGCGGAGCTGGGAAGTCCACCTTGATTGATGCTTTGGCCGGAAGAGTGAGTAACTTGAGAGGCACGGTAACTCTAAACGGAGAGAAGATTCTACAAACTCGTTTGCTAAAAGTGATATCAGCGTACGTGATGCAAGACGACCTCTTGTTCCCAATGCTCACCGTCAAAGAAACCCTAATGTTCGCTTCCGAGTTTCGTCTCCCAAGAAGCTTGTCCAAGTCCAAGAAAACAGAGCGAGTTGAAACCCTAATCGACCAGTTAGGGCTCAGAAACGCTGCGGATACGATAATAGGAGATGAAGGACACCGTGGAGTCTCCGGTGGAGAGCGGCGGCGTGTTTCTATCGGGATCGATATTATCCATGATCCTATCGTCTTGTTCCTCGACGAACCTACTTCAGGGTTGGACTCCACCAATGCGTTTATGGTGGTCCAGGTAAAAC GTTCTATCGCTCGGAGTGGCAGTATTGTAATTATGTCGATACATCAACCTAGCGCTCGAGTCATCGACTTGCTTGATCGTCTTATCATATTGTCTCGTGGCAAGAGTGTGTTCAATGGATCTCCGACAACTCTTCCCACATTCTTGTCGGATTTCGGGCATCCAGTTCCGGAGAAAGAGAACATAACCGAGTTCACACTTGACCTAGTACGAAAACTCGAAGGATCTACCGAAGGAGCTAGAGAGTTAGTAGAGTTCAACGAGAAGTGGCAACATAACCAATCAGCTCGAGCCACGCCAATGACCACACCGTACCAAGCCTTGTCTTTAAAAGAATCCATTACCGCAAGTGTTTCAAGAGGCAAACTAGTCTCCGGCTCGACCAGTTCCAACCTCATCTCCATGGAGTCAGTATCTTCATACGCAAACTCTCCACTGGTCGAGACGTTCATCTTAGCCAAACGGTACATGAAAAACTGGATGCGGACACCTGAGCTCATAGGAACACGGATCGCTACCGTCATGGTGACTGGTCTTCTCTTAGCTACTGTGTATTGGAGGCTTGACAACACTCCAAGAGGTGCACAAGAGAGAGTTTCTTTCGTTGCATACGGCATGTCCACAATGTTCTACGTCTGTGCAGACAGTGTCCCTGCTTTCATCCAAGAACGGTTCATTTTCTTGAGAGAGACAACTCGCAACGCATATAGAACATCTTCTTACGTCATCTCTCACTCTCTTGTGTCACTGCCTCAGCTACTCGCTCTCTCCATCGCATTCGCTGCAACCACATTCTGGACAGTTGGTTTAAGCGGCGGGTTAGAGAGCTTCTTCTTTTACTGCCTCATAATCTACGCAGGCTTTTGGGCTGGTTCATCTTTTGTCACATTCGTATCTGGTTTGGTTCCGAATGTCATGATAAGTTTCATGATCACTATAGCCTATCTTTCATATTGTCTACTGATGGGTGGATTCTACATCAACCGGGATCGGTTACCTATCTACTGGATATGGTTTCATTACATTTCATTGTTGAAGTATCCTTATGAAGCTGTCTTGATCAACGAGTTTGATGACTCATCTCGTTGTTTTGTTAGAGGAGTTCAAGTATTCGATGGTACGCTTTTGGCGAAAGTGCCTGAAGCGATGAAGGTTAAGCTCCTAGATACAATGAGTGACTCTTTGGGAACAAATATAACGGAGTCCACATGCTTGAGAACAGGGCCTGATTTACTTTTGCAGCAAGGTATTTCTCAGCTGAGCAAATGGGATTGCTTGTGGATTACGTTAGCTTGGGGTCTCTTCTTTAggatattgtttttcttctcgTTGTTGTTTGGAAGCAAGAATAAGAGGACGTGA
- the LOC130498062 gene encoding uncharacterized protein LOC130498062 — MAMVVIMSLPSSLHPLPLPLRFRPPPDPPPRLPFPMSFEALCPPLWLSSLIPSEALSPPEPPDLPPCSPFPVTFEALFPPEPPDPHDASCRLSVLLDVDTPFTLVRLYSSISVCSHVDWYEMIVVWVSPNIWIMVLNCNVPVTFGSFGSDVVPARGFSVAFVRFPAVCGPSMFERTLTWLLQLNMSIEGFHYPVASFVRLFVFPIFPPLWSEVDVQASLVWLMLFSAYVAVFVTSEVTRLFGS; from the exons ATGGCTATGGTGGTGATTATGTCTCTTCCATCGTCACTCCATCCGCTACCTCTTCCGTTACGATTCCGTCCACCTCCAGATCCGCCGCCCCGTCTGCCTTTTCCGATGTCGTTTGAAGCCCTCTGTCCGCCGCTGTGGTTGTCTTCTCTAATACCGTCCGAAGCTCTCTCTCCACCAGAACCACCTGATCTGCCGCCGTGTTCGCCTTTTCCGGTGACGTTCGAAGCTCTCTTCCCGCCGGAACCACCAGATCCTCACGATGCTTCATGCCGTCTCTCTGTTCTTCTGGACGTTGACACACCATTCACTTTGGTTCGTCTCTACTCTTCAATCTCAGTTTGTTCTCATGTAGATTGGTATGAGATGATTGTTGTCTGGGTGTCTCCGAATATATGGATTATGGTCTTGAATTGCAATGTTCCAGTGACCTTTGGTTCATTCGGTTCTGATGTTGTGCCAGCTCGTGGCTTTTCTGTCGCCTTCGTGCGATTTCCCGCAGTATGCGGTCCCTCTATG TTTGAAAGGACACTCACTTGGCTTCTCCAGTTGAATATGAGTATAGAGGGTTTTCATTACCCTGTAGCTTCCTTCGTGAGGCTGTTCGTCTTCCCAATATTTCCTCCTTTATGGAGTGAAGTGGATGTTCAAGCGTCGCTAGTATGGCTGATGCTCTTCTCTGCATATGTTGCAGTGTTTGTAACTTCTGAAGTTACACG TTTATTTGGCTCTTAG
- the LOC130498061 gene encoding uncharacterized protein LOC130498061 — MAIALFFYDVCMPMNAANSRFYQPMISKIGSMGHGYVGPSYHALRVGLLRDAKLQVSLIVDSFRSTWADTGCTLMGDGWKDTRQRPLINFLVYCPKGITFIKSVDASGIYTNAENLCNLFAEVVEMIGPQNVVHMVTDSAPNYKAAGGRLVERYPTIYWSPCAAHCINLILEDVGKLSHVDKLTSNASKITVFVYNHKHILNWLRNRPGWREIIRPGETRFATSFIALQSLHAHKDDLQSMVVDEEFRKISRSEKAKRVKQLIFDEDFWKECFMIVQIMTPLIRLLRICDADEKPSLPYVYEGMYRARLGIKNIFKKEKNLYRSYTRIIDNRWDRMLRSDIYAAAYFLNPAFLYDKQNFCDKAEITRGMLNLIDKQKGSLSETKLVSTLRCYRDRELSFSREMALTCSKTTRPDEWWKLFGCDIPDLQKLAIRILSQTASSSGCERNWSVFERIHTKKRNKLEHQRLNDLVYVHYNLRLQNRYGTKRSYDPVDYESIDKTEFWIVEEEGEGELDFSELEEKLLEEYPKDGEELIHGGEDLE, encoded by the exons ATGGCTATTGCATTATTTTTCTATGATGTATGTATGCCTATGAACGCAGCTAATTCTAGGTTCTATCAGCCTATGATCAGCAAAATTGGAAGCATGGGACATGGTTATGTAGGGCCTTCTTATCATGCTTTAAGGGTTGGTTTACTACGTGATGCTAAGTTGCAAGTTTCTTTGATTGTCGACTCTTTTAGGAGTACATGGGCTGATACTGGTTGTACTTTGATGGGTGATGGGTGGAAAGATACTAGGCAAAGGCCACTGATTAATTTTTTGGTCTACTGTCCTAAGGGGATAACTTTTATCAAGTCAGTTGATGCTTCAGGAATATATACAAATGCAGAGAATTTGTGCAACCTATTTGCTGAGGTTGTGGAGATGATTGGCCCCCAAAATGTGGTCCACATGGTGACAGATAGTGCACCTAACTACAAAGCTGCTGGTGGTAGACTTGTAGAAAGATATCCTACCATATACTGGTCACCGTGTGCTGCTCACTGCATTAACTTGATATTAGAAGACGTGGGAAAGCTGTCTCATGTGGATAAATTAACCAGCAATGCATCAAAGATCACTGTGTTTGTGTATAACCATAAGCATATTTTGAACTGGTTGAGAAACAGGCCTGGTTGGAGAGAGATAATCCGCCCTGGGGAAACTCGGTTTGCTACAAGTTTCATAGCTTTACAAAGTTTACATGCCCATAAGGATGATTTGCAGAGTATGGTTGTTGATGAGGAGTTCAGAAAGATCTCAAGATCTGAGAAAGCAAAACGTGTGAAACAGCTTATCTTTGATGAAGACTTTTGGAAGGAGTGCTTTATGATTGTTCAGATTATGACTCCGTTGATCCGTTTGTTGCGTATTTGTGATGCTGATGAGAAGCCATCTTTGCCTTATGTATATGAAGGGATGTATAGGGCACGGCTAGGCATCAAAAACAtattcaagaaagaaaaaaatctttatagGTCTTATACGAGGATCATTGATAATAGGTGGGATAGGATGTTGCGTAGTGATATCTATGCTGCAGCTTATTTTTTGAATCCAGCCTTCTTGTATGACAAACAGAATTTTTGCGATAAAGCTGAGATTACAAGAGGAATGCTAAATCTGATTGACAAGCAGAAGGGTAGTCTAAGTGAAACAAAGCTGGTATCAACCCTTCGTTGCTATAGAGATCGAGAACTTAGTTTCTCTAGAGAAATGGCACTTACTTGTAGCAAAACTACTCGACCTG ATGAATGGTGGAAACTCTTTGGTTGTGATATTCCTGATTTGCAAAAGCTTGCAATCCGAATCCTTAGTCAAACAGCTTCTTCATCTGGATGTGAGCGAAATTGGAGTGTCTTTGAACGCATTCATACCAAGAAAAGAAACAAGCTAGAGCATCAAAGACTCAATGATCTTGTATATGTTCACTACAACTTGCGTTTACAAAACAG GTATGGGACAAAAAGATCATATGATCCCGTTGATTATGAGTCAATTGATAAGACTGAGTTTTGGATTgtggaagaagaaggagaaggagaactTGATTTTTCTGAATTAGAAGAAAAACTTCTTGAAGAATATCCTAAAGATGGTGAAGAACTCATTCATG gtGGTGAAGATTTAGAGTGA